A genomic window from Flavobacterium phycosphaerae includes:
- the accC gene encoding acetyl-CoA carboxylase biotin carboxylase subunit codes for MFKKILIANRGEIALRVIRTCREMGIKTVAVYSTADAESLHVKFADEAVCIGPPPSNLSYLKMSNIIAAAEITNADAIHPGYGFLSENAKFSKICQEHGIKFIGASPEMIDRMGDKASAKATMKAAGVPCVPGSDGLLESYEQALELSKGMGFPVMLKATAGGGGKGMRAVWKEEDLLKAWEGARQESAAAFGNDGMYLEKLIEEPRHIEIQVVGDSYGKACHLSERDCSVQRRHQKLTEETPSPFMTDELRHKMGEAAVKAAEFIKYEGAGTVEFLVDKHRNFYFMEMNTRIQVEHPITEQVIDYDLIREQILVAAGVPISGKNYLPQLHSIECRINAEDPYNDFRPSPGKITVLHAPGGHGVRLDTHVYAGYTIPPNYDSMIAKLITTAQTREEAINKMKRALDEFYIEGIKTTIPFHRQLMEEPDYVAGNYTTKFMESFKMNDPQ; via the coding sequence TGACGAAGCGGTTTGTATTGGTCCTCCTCCAAGTAATTTATCGTACTTAAAAATGTCAAATATTATTGCTGCAGCAGAGATTACCAATGCTGATGCAATACACCCGGGGTATGGTTTCTTATCCGAAAACGCTAAGTTCTCTAAGATTTGTCAGGAGCATGGTATCAAGTTTATTGGTGCCTCGCCTGAAATGATTGACCGTATGGGGGATAAAGCTTCGGCAAAAGCTACTATGAAAGCCGCCGGAGTACCTTGTGTACCAGGTTCTGACGGTCTTTTAGAGTCCTACGAACAAGCCCTTGAATTATCAAAAGGTATGGGCTTTCCGGTAATGTTGAAAGCAACAGCCGGTGGGGGTGGAAAAGGAATGCGTGCCGTTTGGAAAGAAGAAGATTTACTTAAAGCTTGGGAAGGCGCTCGTCAAGAGTCAGCGGCCGCTTTTGGTAATGACGGAATGTATTTGGAAAAATTAATCGAAGAACCTCGTCATATCGAAATTCAAGTAGTAGGTGATTCTTATGGAAAAGCTTGTCACTTATCTGAAAGAGATTGTTCGGTTCAACGTCGTCACCAAAAACTGACTGAGGAAACTCCGTCGCCGTTTATGACTGATGAATTGCGTCACAAAATGGGTGAAGCAGCGGTTAAAGCAGCCGAATTCATTAAGTATGAAGGCGCAGGAACAGTGGAGTTCTTGGTAGATAAGCACCGGAATTTCTATTTCATGGAAATGAACACGCGTATCCAAGTAGAGCACCCTATTACGGAGCAGGTTATTGATTACGATTTGATTCGTGAGCAGATATTAGTAGCGGCGGGTGTGCCAATTTCGGGTAAAAACTATTTACCGCAATTGCACTCTATTGAATGTCGTATTAATGCTGAAGACCCCTATAATGATTTCCGTCCTTCGCCAGGTAAAATTACCGTTTTACACGCGCCGGGAGGTCACGGAGTGCGTTTAGATACTCACGTTTACGCCGGGTATACTATTCCGCCTAATTATGACTCGATGATTGCTAAGTTGATTACGACTGCGCAAACTCGTGAAGAAGCCATCAACAAAATGAAGCGTGCTTTGGATGAGTTTTATATCGAAGGGATTAAGACTACTATCCCTTTCCACAGACAATTGATGGAAGAACCGGATTATGTAGCCGGAAATTACACTACCAAGTTTATGGAGAGTTTTAAAATGAACGATCCGCAATAA